One Poecilia reticulata strain Guanapo linkage group LG4, Guppy_female_1.0+MT, whole genome shotgun sequence genomic window carries:
- the slc35a3a gene encoding solute carrier family 35 member A3a has protein sequence MASARLKYLSLGVLVFQTTSLVLTMRYSRTLQAEGPRYLASSAVVVAEVMKILACVLLVFKEHSYSMRALNSILRQEILHKPVETLKLAIPSGIYTLQNNLLYVALSNLDAATYQVTYQLKILTTALFSVSMLGRRLGIYQWLSLLILMGGVALVQWPSESAAAPEKEARSTGSQFVGVTAVLVACCSSGFAGVYFEKILKESKQSVWVRNIQLGMFGFVFGLFGMLAYDGERVRESGMFQGYNTITWTVVALQALGGLVIAAVIKYADNILKGFATSLSIILSTLISYFLLQDFDPSSVFFLGAVLVITATFLYGYEGKPPANPSRA, from the exons ATGGCTTCAGCCCGGCTGAAGTACCTCTCCCTGGGCGTGCTGGTATTCCAGACCACCTCGCTGGTGCTCACGATGCGGTACTCCCGCACCCTCCAGGCCGAGGGCCCGCGGTACCTGGCGTCCTCAGCCGTGGTGGTGGCCGAGGTCATGAAGATCCTCGCCTGTGTGCTGCTCGTTTTCAAGGAGCACA GTTACAGCATGCGAGCTCTGAACAGCATCCTGCGTCAGGAAATCCTCCATAAACCCGTGGAGACGCTGAAGCTGGCCATCCCCTCGGGGATCTACACGCTGCAGAACAACCTGCTGTACGTCGCCCTGTCCAACCTGGACGCCGCCACATATCAG gTGACGTACCAGCTGAAGATCCTGACCACGGCCCTGTTCTCTGTCTCCATGCTTGGCCGGAGGCTGGGGATCTACCAGTGGCTCTCCTTGCTGATCCTGATGGGCGGAGTGGCTCTCGTGCAG TGGCCCTCTGAGTCTGCGGCGGCCCCAGAGAAGGAGGCCCGCTCCACAGGCTCCCAGTTCGTCGGGGTCACGGCGGTCCTGGTGGCGTGCTGCTCCAGCGGCTTTGCCGGCGTCTACTTTGAGAAGATCCTGAAGGAGAGCAAACAGAGCGTGTGGGTCCGCAACATTCAGCTCG GAATGTTCGGCTTTGTGTTTGGCCTCTTTGGCATGCTAGCATACGACGGGGAGCGGGTGAGAGAGTCTGGGATGTTTCAGGGATACAACACGATCACCTGGACGGTCGTAGCCCTGCAG GCGCTGGGTGGTCTGGTCATAGCAGCGGTCATCAAGTATGCGGACAACATCCTAAAAGGTTTCGCCACGTCACTCTCCATCATCCTGTCCACTCTTATATCCTACTTCCTGCTGCAGGACTTTGACCCCTCAAG CGTGTTCTTCCTCGGGGCAGTTTTGGTCATCACCGCCACTTTCCTGTACGGCTACGAAGGCAAGCCGCCTGCCAACCCCAGCAGGGCTTAA